From a region of the Sebastes umbrosus isolate fSebUmb1 chromosome 10, fSebUmb1.pri, whole genome shotgun sequence genome:
- the LOC119495496 gene encoding peroxiredoxin-like 2A isoform X3, translating to MGMWSLGLGAVGAALAGILLANTDLCLPKAAQASLEHLEEADLRSTIGDDNVIKAKSLWDMNGAVVMAVRRPGUFLCREEASELSSLKTQLEELGVPLVAVVKENVGTEIQDFRPHFAGDIYIDEKKHFYGPLQRKMGGLGFIRLGVWQNFMRAWRSGYQGNMNGEGFILGGVFVIGAGDQGILLEHREKEFGNKVEIADVLEAVKKIVPVK from the exons ATGGGGATGTGGTCGTTGGGTCTGGGTGCTGTCGGAGCAGCGCTCGCAGGGATCCTCCTTGCCAACACCGATCTCTGTCTGCCAAAAGCTGCTCAGGCGTCGCTGGAACACCTTGAAGAGGCTGACCTGCGCTCCACTATAGGTG ATGACAACGTCATCAAAGCAAAGAGCCTGTGGGACATGAACGGGGCTGTGGTCATGGCCGTACGGCGACCTGGATGATTTTTGTGCAGAGAG gAGGCCTCTGAGCTGTCCTCTCTGAAGACCCAGCTGGAAGAGCTCGGGGTCCCTCTGGTTGCCGTGGTGAAGGAGAACGTCGGCACAGAGATCCAGGACTTCAGACCGCACTTCGCTGGGGACATCTACATAGATGAAAAG AAACACTTCTACGGCCCGCTGCAGAGGAAGATGGGGGGTCTGGGGTTCATTCGTCTCGGGGTGTGGCAGAACTTCATGCGGGCCTGGAGGTCCGGTTACCAGGGCAACATGAACGGCGAGGGCTTCATCTTGGGGGGAGTGTTTGTCATCGGAGCAGGAGACCAG GGGATTCTACTGGAACACCGCGAGAAGGAGTTTGGCAATAAAGTGGAGATTGCAGATGTTTTGGAGGCTGTTAAGAAAATTGTGCCAGTGAAATAA
- the LOC119495496 gene encoding peroxiredoxin-like 2A isoform X2, with the protein METMLSSVSGLEGELFGMGMWSLGLGAVGAALAGILLANTDLCLPKAAQASLEHLEEADLRSTIGDDNVIKAKSLWDMNGAVVMAVRRPGUFLCREEASELSSLKTQLEELGVPLVAVVKENVGTEIQDFRPHFAGDIYIDEKKHFYGPLQRKMGGLGFIRLGVWQNFMRAWRSGYQGNMNGEGFILGGVFVIGAGDQGILLEHREKEFGNKVEIADVLEAVKKIVPVK; encoded by the exons ATGGAGACAA TGTTGTCCTCCGTGTCCGGGCTGGAGGGTGAGCTGTTCGGGATGGGGATGTGGTCGTTGGGTCTGGGTGCTGTCGGAGCAGCGCTCGCAGGGATCCTCCTTGCCAACACCGATCTCTGTCTGCCAAAAGCTGCTCAGGCGTCGCTGGAACACCTTGAAGAGGCTGACCTGCGCTCCACTATAGGTG ATGACAACGTCATCAAAGCAAAGAGCCTGTGGGACATGAACGGGGCTGTGGTCATGGCCGTACGGCGACCTGGATGATTTTTGTGCAGAGAG gAGGCCTCTGAGCTGTCCTCTCTGAAGACCCAGCTGGAAGAGCTCGGGGTCCCTCTGGTTGCCGTGGTGAAGGAGAACGTCGGCACAGAGATCCAGGACTTCAGACCGCACTTCGCTGGGGACATCTACATAGATGAAAAG AAACACTTCTACGGCCCGCTGCAGAGGAAGATGGGGGGTCTGGGGTTCATTCGTCTCGGGGTGTGGCAGAACTTCATGCGGGCCTGGAGGTCCGGTTACCAGGGCAACATGAACGGCGAGGGCTTCATCTTGGGGGGAGTGTTTGTCATCGGAGCAGGAGACCAG GGGATTCTACTGGAACACCGCGAGAAGGAGTTTGGCAATAAAGTGGAGATTGCAGATGTTTTGGAGGCTGTTAAGAAAATTGTGCCAGTGAAATAA
- the LOC119495496 gene encoding peroxiredoxin-like 2A isoform X1, giving the protein MVLMLALSRCPTALRWRLSPLCSALSLGSATMSSQPSTTARPQFLRTQTALFHQSKAKASPDPNKPASVLSSVSGLEGELFGMGMWSLGLGAVGAALAGILLANTDLCLPKAAQASLEHLEEADLRSTIGDDNVIKAKSLWDMNGAVVMAVRRPGUFLCREEASELSSLKTQLEELGVPLVAVVKENVGTEIQDFRPHFAGDIYIDEKKHFYGPLQRKMGGLGFIRLGVWQNFMRAWRSGYQGNMNGEGFILGGVFVIGAGDQGILLEHREKEFGNKVEIADVLEAVKKIVPVK; this is encoded by the exons ATGGTCCTGATGCTGGCTCTGTCCAGGTGTCCGACAGCTTTGAGGTGGAGACTGTCCCCGCTCTGCTCTGCCCTCTCTCTGGGGAGCGCTACCATGAGCAGCCAGCCCTCCACCACAGCCAGGCCACAGTTTCTAAGAACCCAGACTGCTCTGTTTCACCAAAGTAAAGCCAAAGCCAGTCCTGACCCAAACAAGCCGGCTTCAG TGTTGTCCTCCGTGTCCGGGCTGGAGGGTGAGCTGTTCGGGATGGGGATGTGGTCGTTGGGTCTGGGTGCTGTCGGAGCAGCGCTCGCAGGGATCCTCCTTGCCAACACCGATCTCTGTCTGCCAAAAGCTGCTCAGGCGTCGCTGGAACACCTTGAAGAGGCTGACCTGCGCTCCACTATAGGTG ATGACAACGTCATCAAAGCAAAGAGCCTGTGGGACATGAACGGGGCTGTGGTCATGGCCGTACGGCGACCTGGATGATTTTTGTGCAGAGAG gAGGCCTCTGAGCTGTCCTCTCTGAAGACCCAGCTGGAAGAGCTCGGGGTCCCTCTGGTTGCCGTGGTGAAGGAGAACGTCGGCACAGAGATCCAGGACTTCAGACCGCACTTCGCTGGGGACATCTACATAGATGAAAAG AAACACTTCTACGGCCCGCTGCAGAGGAAGATGGGGGGTCTGGGGTTCATTCGTCTCGGGGTGTGGCAGAACTTCATGCGGGCCTGGAGGTCCGGTTACCAGGGCAACATGAACGGCGAGGGCTTCATCTTGGGGGGAGTGTTTGTCATCGGAGCAGGAGACCAG GGGATTCTACTGGAACACCGCGAGAAGGAGTTTGGCAATAAAGTGGAGATTGCAGATGTTTTGGAGGCTGTTAAGAAAATTGTGCCAGTGAAATAA
- the sfxn3 gene encoding sideroflexin-3 produces MSEELSLNININEPRWDQGTFMGRAKHFFMVTDPRNVLLSSETLEDARVVMENYKVGNVKPGLTEDELWRAKYVYDSAFHPDTGEKMFVIGRMSAQVPMNMSITGCMLTFYRTTPAVLFWQWVNQSFNAVVNYTNRSGDAPMTVNQLGAAYVSATTGAVVTALGFKSLATRLPPIASRFVPFAAVAAANCINIPFMRQRELKFGIPVMDENGNRLGESPNAAKQAIMQVVVSRIGMAVPAMAIPPVIMNALEKRAFMKRFPILNAPVQVGLVGLCLVFATPLCCALFPQKSSMSVSGLEADLQERIRQTSPSTTTVYFNKGL; encoded by the exons ATGTCTGAAGAGCTGTCCCTCAACATAAACATCAATGAGCCAAGATGGGACCAAGGCACATTCATGGGGCGCGCCAAGCACTTCTTCATGGTCACAGATCCCAGGAACGTCCTGCTGTCCTCTGAGACTCTGGAGGACGCCAGAGTGGTCATGGAGAACTACAA GGTTGGGAACGTGAAGCCTGGCCTGACAGAGGACGAGCTCTGGAGAGCCAAGTACGTCTACGACTCCGCCTTCCACCCTGACACAGGAGAGAAGATGTTTGTGATTGGCCGGATGTCCGCTCAGGTGCCGATGAACATGTCCATCACAGGCTGCATGCTCACCTTCTACAG GACTACTCCGGCAGTGTTGTTCTGGCAGTGGGTTAACCAGTCCTTCAACGCTGTCGTCAACTACACCAACCGCAGTGGAGATGCCCCCATGACCGTGAA TCAGCTCGGTGCAGCCTACGTCAGTGCTACTACTGGAGCTGTAGTCACCGCCTTGGGTTTCAAGTCTCTAGCTACG CGTCTACCTCCAATCGCCAGCCGGTTTGTCCCCTTCGCTGCTGTCGCTGCTGCTAACTGTATCAACATTCCCTTCATGAGACAGAG GGAGTTGAAGTTCGGTATCCCTGTGATGGATGAGAATGGAAACCGGTTAGGAGAGTCCCCCAATGCTGCCAAGCAGGCCATCATGCAGGTGGTGGTGTCGAGGATCGGCATGGCGGTGCCAGCCATGG CCATTCCCCCTGTTATAATGAATGCTCTGGAGAAGAGAGCTTTCATGAAG CGGTTCCCAATTCTAAACGCTCCGGTCCAGGTGGGGCTCGTCGGTCTGTG CCTGGTGTTTGCAACTCCTCTGTGCTGCGCCCTCTTCCCACAGAAAAG CTCTATGAGCGTGAGCGGGCTGGAAGCCGATCTGCAGGAGAGGATACGACAGACCAGTCCCAGCACCACCACCGTCTACTTCAACAAGGGCCTGTAG
- the LOC119495498 gene encoding peroxiredoxin-like 2A: MVSVTAVLKTVSLFVAELISSVTDWFQSKPAWANLEVLEDTELKTTGGVHERHRAKTLWEKTGAVVMVVRRPGULLCREEAAELSSLKSQLQDLEVPLFAVVKENLGKELDCFKKYFSGKVYVDQKRNFYGPQERRMFLSMILRIGVWRALWRAYRRGFGGNLKGEGVVLGGLFVIGPGDQGILLEHREKEFGDKVNMLAVLRSARKMQEDMAK, encoded by the exons ATGGTGAGTGTGACCGCGGTCCTGAAGACGGTGAGCCTGTTTGTTGCAGAGCTCATCAGCTCCGTCACAGACTGGTTCCAGTCCAAACCAGCATGGGCTAACCTAGAAGTACTGGAGGACACAGAACTGAAGACCACTGGAGGCG TCCATGAGCGACACAGGGCCAAAACTTTGTGGGAGAAGACCGGAGCTGTGGTCATGGTTGTACGGCGCCCTGGATGATTATTGTGCAGAGAG GAGGCTGCTGAGCTGTCCTCTCTGAAGTCCCAGCTGCAGGACCTTGAAGTCCCTCTGTTTGCCGTGGTCAAAGAAAACCTTGGCAAGGAGCTGGACTGCTTCAAGAAGTACTTCTCTGGGAAGGTCTACGTGGATCAGAAG AGAAATTTCTACGGCCCTCAAGAGAGGCGGATGTTTCTCTCCATGATTCTGCGTATTGGCGTGTGGAGGGCCCTTTGGCGGGCCTACAGGAGGGGCTTCGGGGGAAACCTAAAGGGTGAAGGAGTTGTCCTGGGTGGACTCTTCGTCATTGGGCCTGGAGATCAG gGTATTCTACTTGAGCACCGTGAGAAGGAGTTTGGGGATAAAGTGAATATGCTGGCAGTACTCAGATCAGCCCGCAAAATGCAGGAAGACATGGCTAAATAG